In Panacibacter ginsenosidivorans, the following proteins share a genomic window:
- a CDS encoding ClpP family protease: protein MNFGKEFEKYAVKHQGISSSTLHSYLNHNVTNLTPYIIEERPLNVASMDVFSRLMMDRIIFLGEGINDYVANIVTAQLLFLDSTDRTRDIQMYINSPGGSVYAGLGIYDTMQFVSPDVSTICTGMAASMGAILMCAGVTGKRSALKHARIMLHQPSGAIGGQATDIEITAREIKKIKQELYHVIAHHTNQPVEKVAIDCDRDFWMTADESKAYGLVDEVLLTNPRKEKK, encoded by the coding sequence ATGAATTTTGGAAAGGAATTTGAAAAGTATGCTGTGAAGCATCAGGGTATCAGCAGCAGTACGCTGCATAGCTATCTTAATCACAATGTAACAAATCTTACGCCATACATTATAGAAGAAAGACCATTGAATGTAGCGAGTATGGATGTATTCAGCCGTTTGATGATGGATCGCATTATCTTTCTCGGCGAAGGCATTAATGATTATGTGGCAAACATTGTAACCGCACAGCTATTATTTTTAGATAGTACAGATCGCACACGTGATATACAGATGTACATCAACAGCCCGGGTGGCAGCGTTTATGCAGGTCTTGGTATTTACGATACCATGCAATTTGTAAGCCCTGATGTATCTACAATTTGCACAGGCATGGCTGCAAGCATGGGCGCAATTTTAATGTGTGCCGGTGTAACAGGTAAACGCAGTGCTTTGAAACATGCACGGATTATGCTTCATCAGCCAAGTGGTGCAATTGGCGGGCAGGCAACAGACATCGAGATCACTGCAAGGGAAATAAAAAAGATCAAACAGGAATTGTATCATGTTATAGCACATCATACTAACCAACCTGTAGAAAAGGTAGCTATAGATTGTGATCGTGATTTTTGGATGACAGCAGATGAAAGTAAAGCTTATGGATTGGTGGATGAAGTATTATTAACTAATCCAAGAAAGGAAAAGAAGTAA